One genomic segment of [Phormidium] sp. ETS-05 includes these proteins:
- a CDS encoding HypC/HybG/HupF family hydrogenase formation chaperone → MCLAVPGKIVSISHHTDVNGDAILMRSGKVSFGGICKEVSLAYVPEAQVGDYVIVHVGFALSVVEESEAIENLHYLQQIGA, encoded by the coding sequence ATGTGTCTAGCAGTTCCCGGCAAAATTGTCAGCATCAGCCATCACACGGACGTAAACGGGGATGCCATCCTGATGCGATCGGGTAAAGTCAGCTTTGGCGGCATCTGCAAAGAAGTCAGTCTCGCCTATGTCCCAGAAGCGCAAGTGGGAGATTACGTGATTGTCCATGTGGGCTTTGCCCTCAGCGTCGTCGAAGAGTCAGAAGCCATAGAAAATCTGCACTACTTGCAGCAAATCGGGGCTTAA
- a CDS encoding sensor histidine kinase: MTKDKWVNSVNSRTESGKGNILIVDDTPNNLRVLSTMLLEQGYEVRTALNGTMALQSVKVLRPELILLDIQMPDMDGYQLCERLKNLDEIKDIPIIFISALDDVNSKVKAFTLGGVDYITKPFQVEEVIARVENQLMNRRLQKQLQESEMLARSQAEELSRTLNSLKKAQSQLVQSEKMSSLEHLVAGIAHEINNPINFIYGNISHVSEYTNNLFDIIDLLYEKLQPSIPPEVEEMIENVELDFIRTDLPEIMVSMRAGAERIREIVEVLRNYSRLDESGVKAVDIHQGINSALMILQHRFLETPDRPEIQVVKQYEELPKVACYAGLLNQVFMSALVNAIDAIEAKFNANAAKKSSLPESDSQEPEKEIDFLAENRFGDNSFVGNISVSTHLIKPKDMVCIVISDNGVGMTDDVKQHLFEPFFTTKTVGKGRGLGMWISYQVVVEQHKGNIRCLSEPGEGTKLVIEIPIRQPEAL; this comes from the coding sequence ATGACAAAGGACAAATGGGTAAATTCTGTGAATAGCCGAACTGAGTCAGGAAAAGGAAATATCTTGATTGTGGACGACACCCCCAACAACCTGCGGGTGTTATCCACCATGTTATTAGAGCAGGGTTATGAAGTCCGCACCGCTCTTAATGGTACGATGGCATTGCAATCGGTAAAAGTGCTGCGGCCAGAATTGATTCTGCTGGATATTCAAATGCCAGACATGGATGGCTATCAATTATGCGAACGGTTGAAAAATTTGGATGAAATCAAGGATATTCCCATAATTTTTATCAGCGCTCTCGATGATGTGAATAGCAAGGTAAAAGCATTTACTTTGGGTGGGGTTGATTATATCACAAAACCGTTTCAGGTGGAAGAAGTTATCGCCAGAGTAGAAAATCAATTGATGAATCGTCGCTTGCAAAAGCAATTGCAAGAATCAGAAATGTTAGCCCGCTCCCAAGCTGAAGAACTATCCCGGACTCTCAACAGCTTGAAAAAAGCCCAATCCCAGCTTGTTCAAAGCGAGAAGATGTCCAGCTTAGAGCATTTAGTCGCTGGGATTGCCCATGAAATCAACAACCCCATTAATTTTATTTATGGTAATATTTCTCACGTCAGTGAATACACAAATAATTTATTTGACATAATCGATTTGTTGTATGAAAAACTCCAGCCTAGTATTCCTCCCGAAGTTGAGGAAATGATTGAGAATGTGGAATTAGATTTTATTCGCACTGATTTGCCAGAGATTATGGTGTCAATGCGAGCCGGTGCAGAGCGGATTCGGGAAATTGTGGAAGTGTTGCGCAATTACTCCCGCCTGGATGAAAGCGGCGTGAAGGCGGTAGATATCCATCAGGGCATCAACAGCGCTTTGATGATTCTACAGCACCGTTTCCTGGAAACTCCAGATCGTCCGGAGATTCAAGTAGTGAAGCAATACGAGGAATTGCCAAAAGTAGCGTGCTATGCAGGACTGCTCAATCAGGTGTTTATGAGTGCCCTGGTGAATGCGATTGATGCCATAGAAGCTAAATTTAACGCGAACGCGGCGAAAAAATCCAGTTTACCTGAATCTGACAGCCAAGAGCCCGAAAAAGAAATCGATTTTTTGGCAGAAAACCGGTTTGGGGATAACAGTTTCGTGGGCAATATTTCTGTTTCTACTCATCTCATCAAACCCAAAGATATGGTATGTATTGTGATTAGTGATAACGGGGTGGGTATGACTGATGATGTGAAACAGCACTTGTTTGAGCCATTTTTTACCACTAAGACGGTGGGGAAAGGCAGGGGATTGGGGATGTGGATTAGCTATCAGGTGGTGGTAGAGCAGCACAAGGGTAATATCCGCTGCCTTTCTGAACCGGGAGAGGGCACGAAGTTGGTGATAGAGATTCCCATTCGCCAACCGGAGGCTCTGTAA
- a CDS encoding DUF2993 domain-containing protein encodes MAETRFLMDRCICLPIALIFSSPIFLSDRPPMELLTILLLTLLTVPASGGIVVDTLLAKEIRSQLYATEQVQVRIDNIPNHQLIQGQISRLRIAGKGLWLSPQLRLHTLEVETDPININVNTIRNLEPSQSRSALEQPIGAAVKLVLTRQDINQALNSPEFITTLQSLIPLLFNARSLQQASRRYQITSSQVEFISNNRFRLQTEIAELGYSDRLNLTVEAGINLIAGRRVELIEPIVLVNGQPAPGQFVRGLRAAANKFDFNLLATLGGTARLLQLEMTPESVEMVLFMRVDPAATTP; translated from the coding sequence GTGGCAGAAACCCGGTTTCTGATGGACCGCTGCATCTGCTTGCCGATCGCCCTCATATTTTCCTCTCCGATTTTCCTCTCCGATCGCCCCCCTATGGAACTCCTCACCATCCTCTTGCTCACCCTCTTAACCGTTCCCGCCTCGGGGGGAATAGTAGTCGATACCCTCTTAGCCAAAGAAATTCGCTCCCAACTATACGCCACCGAGCAGGTACAAGTCAGAATTGACAACATCCCCAACCATCAACTCATCCAAGGTCAAATATCGCGGCTGCGCATCGCAGGTAAAGGCTTGTGGCTCTCACCGCAACTGCGACTCCACACCCTAGAAGTGGAAACGGACCCCATCAACATCAATGTTAATACCATCCGCAACCTTGAGCCAAGTCAGTCTCGCTCCGCTCTAGAGCAACCCATAGGAGCCGCCGTCAAACTCGTATTAACACGCCAAGATATAAACCAAGCACTCAACTCTCCCGAATTTATCACCACCCTCCAAAGTTTAATCCCCCTATTATTCAACGCTCGCTCTCTCCAGCAAGCATCTCGCCGGTATCAAATCACCAGCTCCCAAGTAGAATTTATCAGCAATAACCGGTTTCGGCTGCAAACCGAAATCGCGGAATTAGGCTACAGCGACAGATTAAACCTCACTGTAGAAGCAGGCATCAACCTCATAGCCGGAAGGCGAGTAGAACTCATCGAACCAATTGTATTAGTCAACGGTCAACCCGCCCCCGGGCAATTTGTCAGAGGATTAAGAGCCGCCGCTAACAAATTCGATTTCAACCTACTAGCAACTCTCGGAGGCACCGCCCGCCTGCTCCAATTAGAAATGACCCCAGAATCCGTAGAAATGGTGTTATTTATGAGAGTTGACCCAGCAGCAACCACCCCCTAG
- a CDS encoding phosphoribosyltransferase produces MRKEFKNRQEAGKLLGEKLKASIQGNDVVVVALPRGGVPIGFEVAKVLDAPLDICVVRKLGVPRHPELAMGAIATGGVMVLNQELLAGVNISSAQIEAVVEREKKELERRERVYRSSCPMWNVGERQAIVVDDGIATGCTVRAAIAALQKLQPISIIVAAPVIAPSTSQELVNLGTKVISLIAPEPLYAISFWYDNFTQTTDEEVLKILNNLSLVPDHLSLGTGTASYSTLSNDAPLLITPVPFRTQGLG; encoded by the coding sequence TTGAGAAAAGAATTTAAAAACCGACAAGAAGCGGGAAAACTGCTGGGGGAAAAGCTGAAAGCATCAATTCAGGGCAATGATGTGGTGGTGGTGGCTTTGCCACGGGGGGGCGTACCGATCGGCTTTGAGGTGGCAAAGGTATTGGATGCGCCCCTGGATATTTGTGTGGTGCGGAAATTGGGCGTACCTCGGCATCCCGAGCTGGCAATGGGAGCGATCGCCACTGGTGGCGTGATGGTACTAAATCAAGAGTTGCTGGCAGGAGTGAACATATCATCAGCACAAATTGAGGCAGTAGTAGAGCGAGAGAAAAAGGAGTTGGAGCGGCGAGAGCGGGTTTATCGCAGTTCTTGCCCGATGTGGAATGTGGGGGAACGTCAGGCGATCGTTGTCGATGATGGTATCGCCACCGGTTGCACCGTGCGGGCGGCGATTGCAGCCTTGCAGAAACTGCAGCCCATATCCATCATTGTCGCCGCTCCAGTTATCGCCCCCTCCACCAGTCAAGAGCTAGTAAATCTGGGCACCAAAGTGATTTCCCTCATCGCCCCCGAACCCCTCTATGCCATCAGCTTTTGGTATGACAATTTCACCCAAACCACTGATGAAGAAGTGTTAAAAATCCTCAATAATTTGTCACTTGTCCCTGATCATTTGTCACTTGGTACAGGCACGGCATCATACAGCACTTTGTCAAATGATGCGCCACTGCTCATTACCCCTGTCCCTTTCAGGACTCAGGGTTTGGGGTGA
- a CDS encoding substrate-binding domain-containing protein has translation MAKMANHRGAIGILLVALTATSCTYFSPAKPPDNPQPETVTPSLPAAPIVGASGGTKTPTIETFPPPTTVPPGTKVRLYGVNTTSEFNLMIKNSFENQFKGTEVETNISTYDQAILGLIAGNIDIAAVWRPLTTAEKNQGLIAIPVTEDQIALIVGKDNPYRQGLTHAQVLQIFQGEITDWSQLGGETKTIKVINRSSLKNIYDAFRELVLGGGYVPNAPNITDMLGDDDTAMLEALGSDGITYASYSEVANQETVRILAIDGLMPQSVNYHYQRPLYYVYKSPANPAVKNFIGYIKLYQVRRHRW, from the coding sequence ATGGCGAAGATGGCGAATCACCGTGGCGCGATCGGAATCCTGCTAGTGGCGCTTACTGCCACTAGCTGCACCTACTTTTCCCCAGCCAAACCCCCTGATAATCCTCAACCAGAGACAGTTACTCCTTCCCTTCCCGCCGCCCCCATAGTTGGCGCCTCTGGCGGCACCAAAACCCCAACTATTGAAACATTTCCCCCTCCCACCACCGTCCCACCAGGGACAAAAGTCCGCCTCTATGGTGTTAACACCACCAGTGAGTTTAATTTGATGATCAAAAACAGTTTTGAAAATCAATTTAAAGGCACAGAAGTAGAAACCAATATCAGCACCTACGACCAGGCAATATTAGGTTTAATTGCCGGAAATATTGATATCGCCGCCGTCTGGCGTCCCCTCACCACTGCCGAGAAAAATCAGGGTTTAATCGCCATACCCGTAACCGAAGACCAAATCGCCCTTATCGTCGGCAAAGATAACCCCTATCGCCAAGGTTTGACCCACGCGCAAGTCCTGCAAATATTTCAAGGAGAAATTACCGACTGGTCGCAACTAGGCGGAGAAACCAAGACAATTAAAGTAATTAATCGTTCTTCTTTGAAAAATATTTATGATGCCTTCCGAGAACTGGTACTCGGTGGCGGATATGTGCCCAACGCCCCCAACATTACCGATATGTTGGGTGATGATGACACAGCTATGTTGGAAGCATTGGGAAGCGATGGCATCACCTATGCCTCCTATTCAGAAGTTGCCAACCAAGAAACTGTGAGGATATTGGCCATAGATGGATTAATGCCCCAATCTGTTAACTATCACTATCAGCGCCCTTTATATTATGTATATAAAAGCCCTGCTAACCCCGCCGTCAAGAATTTTATAGGTTATATCAAGTTATATCAAGTCCGGCGGCATCGTTGGTGA